The following are from one region of the Rattus rattus isolate New Zealand chromosome 13, Rrattus_CSIRO_v1, whole genome shotgun sequence genome:
- the Plat gene encoding tissue-type plasminogen activator: MKGELLCVLLLCGVAFTLPDQGIHRRFRRGARSYRATCRDEQTQTTYQQHQSWLRPMLRGNRVEYCRCNSGLAQCHSVPVRSCSEPRCFNGGTCQQALYFSDFVCQCPDGFVGKRCDIDTRATCFEGQGITYRGTWSTAENGAECINWNSSVLSQKPYSARRPNAIKLGLGNHNYCRNPDRDVKPWCYVFKAGKYTTEFCSTPACPKGPTENCYVGKGVTYRGTYSFTTSKASCLPWNSMILIGKTYTAWRANSQALGLGRHNYCRNPDGDAKPWCHVMKDRKLTWEYCDMSPCSTCGLRQYKQPQFRIKGGLFTDITSHPWQAAIFVKNKRSPGERFLCGGVLISSCWVLSAAHCFVERFPPHHLKVVLGRTYRVVPGQEEQTFEIEKYIVHKEFDDDTYDNDIALLQLRSDSSQCAQESSSVGTACLPDPDVQLPDWTECELSGYGKHEASSPFFSDRLKEAHVRLYPSSRCTSQHLFNKTITSNMLCAGDTRTGGNQDVHDACQGDSGGPLVCMIDKRMTLLGIISWGLGCGQKDVPGIYTKVTNYLDWIQDNMKQ; encoded by the exons ATGAAGGGAGAGCTGTTGTGTGTCCTGCTGCTTTGTGGAGTGGCGTTCACGTTGCCTGACCAG GGAATACACAGGAGGTTCAGAAGAGGAGCTCGGTCCTACAGAG CGACCTGCAGAGATGAACAAACTCAGACAACTTACCAACAGCATCAGTCGTGGCTACGTCCCATGCTCAGAGGCAACCGGGTGGAATACTGCCGGTGCAACAGCGGCCTGGCACAGTGCCACTCGGTGCCCGTCCGAA GTTGCAGTGAACCGAGATGCTTCAATGGGGGTACGTGTCAGCAGGCCCTGTATTTCTCTGACTTTGTCTGCCAGTGCCCTGACGGATTTGTTGGGAAACGCTGTGATATAG ATACCAGAGCAACCTGCTTCGAGGGCCAGGGCATCACCTACAGAGGCACATGGAGCACAGCAGAAAATGGGGCTGAATGCATCAACTGGAATAGCAGTGTCCTGTCCCAGAAGCCCTACAGTGCAAGGAGGCCAAATGCCATCAAGCTGGGCCTTGGGAATCACAATTACTGCAG AAACCCAGACCGAGACGTGAAGCCCTGGTGCTATGTCTTTAAGGCAGGGAAGTATACCACGGAGTTCTGCAGCACGCCGGCTTGCCCTAAGG GACCAACTGAGAACTGCTATGTTGGAAAAGGTGTGACTTACCGTGGCACCTACAGCTTCACCACATCCAAGGCCTCCTGCCTCCCGTGGAATTCCATGATCCTGATAGGCAAGACTTACACAGCGTGGAGGGCCAACTCCCAGGCACTCGGCCTGGGCAGACACAATTATTGCCG GAACCCAGATGGGGATGCCAAACCTTGGTGCCATGTGATGAAGGACCGAAAGCTGACATGGGAATACTGCGACATGTCCCCATGCT ccACCTGCGGCCTGAGGCAATACAAACAGCCTCAGTTTCGAATTAAAGGAGGACTCTTCACAGACATCACCTCACACCCTTGGCAGGCCGCCATCTTTGTCAAGAACAAGAGGTCTCCGGGAGAGAGATTCCTGTGTGGAGGGGTGCTGATCAGTTCCTGCTGGGTACTATCTGCCGCCCACTGCTTTGTAGAGAG GTTTCCACCCCATCATCTTAAAGTGGTCTTGGGCAGAACATACAGAGTGGTCCCTGGACAGGAGGAGCAGACATTCGAGATCGAAAAGTACATAGTCCATAAGGAATTTGATGACGACACTTATGACAATGACATCG CATTACTGCAGCTGAGGTCAGATTCCAGTCAGTGTGCCCAGGAGAGCAGCTCTGTCggcactgcctgcctccctgaccCCGACGTACAGCTCCCTGACTGGACAGAGTGTGAGCTTTCTGGCTACGGCAAGCATGAGGCAT catctcctttcttctctgaccGGCTGAAGGAGGCTCACGTCAGACTGTATCCGTCCAGCCGCTGTACCTCACAGCATCTGTTTAACAAAACCATCACGAGCAACATGCTGTGTGCAGGAGACACCCGAACTGGGGGCAACCAAGACGTCCACGACGCGTGCCAG ggtGACTCAGGAGGCCCTCTGGTGTGCATGATCGATAAGCGGATGACTTTACTGGGCATCATCAGCTGGGGCCTCGGCTGTGGGCAGAAGGACGTGCCCGGGATATACACAAAGGTCACTAATTACCTGGACTGGATCCAAGACAACATGAAGCAATGA